From one Trifolium pratense cultivar HEN17-A07 linkage group LG1, ARS_RC_1.1, whole genome shotgun sequence genomic stretch:
- the LOC123913738 gene encoding uncharacterized protein LOC123913738 isoform X2 produces the protein MEIHPLCHDQASFSHNSNTSGTNVFALLAQREISPRTKHVRKWHWGESSKSKSGSSNSKDAKCGLLSWVEAESLRNLSAKYCPLLPAPRSTIAAAFSLDGKMIASTHGDHTVKIIDCESGNCLRVLGGHRRTPWVVRFHPMQQQILASGSLDQEVRLWDASSSERILSHYFNRPIASLAFHANGEIIAVASGHKLYMWHYQNGRELSSPVIVLKTRRSLRAVHFHPHGAPYLLTAQVNDLNSSDSSMTEATSHGNLQYPPPGVFVTNVHPRMHINISSEPPESRVELQDASNDVGSSSMRVESSSAVQFRTDANATEQSDIRLSNSEIRSSSQTGAECSVHLHNQMRIGINNLAMGGTETYETEPADIVPSRESVWELPFLQGWLVGQTQVGVPSMLSHVGGSHESLPQQIGSSAMPSNLSTPNVEVAMPSSEMPSGISIPAVLQSGLQNQFSPSLLPVAEAGNLAPSINAAPDGFDTQAIISRIQSELATSVSATAATELPCTVNLKVWSYDLNNPCAQLQRCHLTIPHVVLCSEMGAHFSPCGRFLAACVACMHPHIEADPGLQTLVHQEHGIPTSPTRHPISAHQVMYELRIYSLEEATFGSVLVSRAIRAAHCLTSIQFSPTSEHILLAYGRRHGSLLKTIVIDGETTLPIYTVLEVYRVSDLELVRVLPSAEDEVNVACFHPFPGSGLVYGTKEGKLRVFQFDRAHTVKGTRSVYFPEENIVGASQ, from the exons atggaaattCATCCTTTATGTCATGATCAAGCCTCATTCTCTCATAATTCCAATACCAG TGGTACGAATGTCTTCGCTTTGTTAGCTCAAAGAGAGATCTCACCCAGAACCAAACATGTACGTAAATGGCACTGGGGAGAATCTTCTAAATCAAAATCTGGTTCATCCAATTCTAAAGATGCAAAGTGTGGTCTCCTCTCATG GGTTGAGGCTGAGTCATTGCGGAATTTGTCAGCCAAGTATTGTCCTTTGTTGCCTGCCCCACGGTCTACTATTGCAGCAGCATTTAGTCTAGACGGGAAAATGATCGCCTCCACACA TGGGGACCACACCGTAAAGATAATTGACTGTGAAAGTGGAAACTGCTTGAGGGTATTGGGTGGTCACAGGAGGACGCCTTGGGTG GTTAGGTTCCATCCTATGCAACAACAGATACTAGCCAGTGGGAGCTTGGACCAAGAAGTTCGTTTATGGGATGCTAGCTCATCAGAGAGGATTTTATCTCACTATTTCA ATCGCCCCATTGCATCTCTTGCTTTCCATGCCAATGGGGAAATAATTGCTGTTGCATCAGGCCACAAG TTGTACATGTGGCACTACCAAAATGGACGGGAATTATCTTCACCAGTAATTGTGTTGAAGACAAGGCGCTCACTACGGGCTGTGCATTTTCACCCGCATGGTGCACCATATCTTTTAACTGCTCAG GTCAATGATCTCAACTCTTCAGATTCCTCAATGACAGAGGCAACGTCTCATGGTAATTTACAATATCCTCCACCGGGTGTTTTTGTCACAAATGTTCACCCCAGGATGCATATCAATATTTCAAGTGAACCACCTGAGTCAAGAGTAGAGCTACAGGATGCTAGTAATGATGTTGGTTCGAGTAGCATGCGGGTTGAGTCATCTTCTGCAGTTCAGTTTCGAACTGATGCAAATGCAACTGAACAATCTGATATTCGATTGTCAAACTCCGAGATACGCTCTAGCTCTCAAACTGGTGCAGAATGTAGTGTCCATTTACATAATCAAATGAGAATTGGCATCAACAACCTCGCAATGGGTGGTACGGAGACTTATGAAACAGAACCAGCTGAC ATTGTTCCTTCACGAGAAAGTGTATGGGAGTTACCTTTTCTGCAAGGATGGTTAGTGGGTCAAACCCAAGTTGGTGTTCCCTCAATGCTTTCCCACGTTGGAGGCAGTCATGAAAGCCTTCCTCAACAGATTGGTTCCTCCGCTATGCCATCTAATCTGTCCACTCCTAATGTTGAGGTAGCTATGCCATCTTCAGAAATGCCCAGCGGCATCAGCATACCAGCAGTTTTGCAATCAGGTTTACAGAATCAATTTTCACCGTCCCTTTTACCTGTAGCTGAGGCTGGAAATCTTGCGCCTTCTATCAATGCGGCACCTGATGGGTTTGATACCCAAGCCATTATAAGTAGAATCCAGTCAGAACTTGCCACATCAGTGTCGGCTACAGCTGCTACAGAGTTACCTTGCACTGTTAACTTAAAAGTATGGTCATATGACTTAAATAATCCCTGTGCTCAACTACAAAGATGCCATCTAACTATACCACATGTCGTCCTCTGCAG TGAAATGGGTGCCCATTTCTCACCATGTGGTAGATTTTTAGCCGCATGTGTTGCATGTATGCACCCTCATATAGAAGCTGATCCAGGATTACAAACTCTTGTACACCAGGAGCATGGAATTCCAACATCACCAACTCGACATCCAATCTCAGCACATCAAGTAATGTATGAGCTCCGGATATATTCCCTGGAGGAAGCAAC ATTTGGATCAGTGCTTGTATCACGAGCAATTAGAGCTGCTCATTGCCTAACTTCAATCCAG TTCTCGCCTACATCTGAGCATATACTTCTTGCCTATGGTCGACGTCATGGCTCTCTTCTCAAAACCATTGTCATTGATGGAGAAACAACATTACCGATATATACAGTTTTAGAg GTATATAGAGTATCAGATTTGGAACTTGTCAGGGTGCTTCCTAGTGCAGAGGATGAAGTCAATGTGGCATGCTTTCATCCTTTTCCTGGGTCAGGGCTTGTATATGGAACCAAG GAAGGAAAGCTTAGGGTCTTCCAGTTTGACCGTGCTCACACTGTGAAAGGCACCAGATCTGTTTACTTCCCTGAGGAGAACATTGTTGGAGCTAGTCAGTGA
- the LOC123894954 gene encoding uncharacterized protein LOC123894954 gives MTQSFSDWFYYMLNNTNKESMQIITTITYTIWFARNQKVFQHQDIPVQLALPRALKLLHEYHHNINDQRLEPKTSSHPSFASNDKSWSPPPRNCLKLNVDAHLQDDGHWGLGMVLRRDDGRCVGAATRVIKGSNDVGLAETAGLKEALNLIQAMELDEVIVEMDAAVIVNAIHNKIFPRNQWGLLARECSRAFDLNNKLSLKWVSREGNHAAHSLARWAFTEPNKWWSNYFPDCINHHIQKDMAFVT, from the coding sequence ATGACTCAATCTTTCTCAGACTGGTTCTATTACATGCTAAATAACACAAACAAGGAAAGTATGCAAATCATTACTACAATCACTTACACTATATGGTTTGCTAGAAATCAGAAAGTTTTTCAACATCAAGACATACCTGTGCAATTAGCTCTCCCCCGTGCATTGAAGCTGCTTCATGAATACCACCATAACATCAATGATCAACGACTTGAACCCAAGACTTCGTCCCATCCTTCGTTTGCTAGTAACGACAAAAGCTGGAGTCCCCCGCCTAGGAACTGCCTAAAGCTCAATGTGGATGCTCATCTTCAGGATGATGGCCATTGGGGGTTAGGTATGGTCCTACGACGGGATGATGGCCGCTGCGTTGGGGCTGCAACGAGGGTTATAAAGGGATCGAATGATGTGGGTTTAGCAGAAACAGCGGGACTCAAAGAAGCGTTGAATTTGATTCAGGCGATGGAGCTCGATGAAGTTATTGTGGAGATGGACGCAGCAGTGATAGTTAACGCGATTCACAACAAAATTTTCCCAAGGAATCAATGGGGACTGTTGGCTCGTGAGTGCTCTAGggctttcgatctaaacaacaAGCTTTCTCTGAAGTGGGTAAGCAGAGAGGGGAATCACGCAGCACACTCTTTGGCTAGATGGGCTTTTACTGAGCCCAACAAGTGGTGGTCCAATTATTTCCCTGATTGTATAAATCATCATATCCAAAAAGATATGGCCTTTGTAACCTAG
- the LOC123913738 gene encoding uncharacterized protein LOC123913738 isoform X1, whose amino-acid sequence MEIHPLCHDQASFSHNSNTSGTNVFALLAQREISPRTKHVRKWHWGESSKSKSGSSNSKDAKCGLLSWVEAESLRNLSAKYCPLLPAPRSTIAAAFSLDGKMIASTHGDHTVKIIDCESGNCLRVLGGHRRTPWVVRFHPMQQQILASGSLDQEVRLWDASSSERILSHYFNRPIASLAFHANGEIIAVASGHKLYMWHYQNGRELSSPVIVLKTRRSLRAVHFHPHGAPYLLTAQVNDLNSSDSSMTEATSHGNLQYPPPGVFVTNVHPRMHINISSEPPESRVELQDASNDVGSSSMRVESSSAVQFRTDANATEQSDIRLSNSEIRSSSQTGAECSVHLHNQMRIGINNLAMGGTETYETEPADVSQHENPDHVHSLDVMLHEPSRHAVKHEDLSEFDQFPQIVPSRESVWELPFLQGWLVGQTQVGVPSMLSHVGGSHESLPQQIGSSAMPSNLSTPNVEVAMPSSEMPSGISIPAVLQSGLQNQFSPSLLPVAEAGNLAPSINAAPDGFDTQAIISRIQSELATSVSATAATELPCTVNLKVWSYDLNNPCAQLQRCHLTIPHVVLCSEMGAHFSPCGRFLAACVACMHPHIEADPGLQTLVHQEHGIPTSPTRHPISAHQVMYELRIYSLEEATFGSVLVSRAIRAAHCLTSIQFSPTSEHILLAYGRRHGSLLKTIVIDGETTLPIYTVLEVYRVSDLELVRVLPSAEDEVNVACFHPFPGSGLVYGTKEGKLRVFQFDRAHTVKGTRSVYFPEENIVGASQ is encoded by the exons atggaaattCATCCTTTATGTCATGATCAAGCCTCATTCTCTCATAATTCCAATACCAG TGGTACGAATGTCTTCGCTTTGTTAGCTCAAAGAGAGATCTCACCCAGAACCAAACATGTACGTAAATGGCACTGGGGAGAATCTTCTAAATCAAAATCTGGTTCATCCAATTCTAAAGATGCAAAGTGTGGTCTCCTCTCATG GGTTGAGGCTGAGTCATTGCGGAATTTGTCAGCCAAGTATTGTCCTTTGTTGCCTGCCCCACGGTCTACTATTGCAGCAGCATTTAGTCTAGACGGGAAAATGATCGCCTCCACACA TGGGGACCACACCGTAAAGATAATTGACTGTGAAAGTGGAAACTGCTTGAGGGTATTGGGTGGTCACAGGAGGACGCCTTGGGTG GTTAGGTTCCATCCTATGCAACAACAGATACTAGCCAGTGGGAGCTTGGACCAAGAAGTTCGTTTATGGGATGCTAGCTCATCAGAGAGGATTTTATCTCACTATTTCA ATCGCCCCATTGCATCTCTTGCTTTCCATGCCAATGGGGAAATAATTGCTGTTGCATCAGGCCACAAG TTGTACATGTGGCACTACCAAAATGGACGGGAATTATCTTCACCAGTAATTGTGTTGAAGACAAGGCGCTCACTACGGGCTGTGCATTTTCACCCGCATGGTGCACCATATCTTTTAACTGCTCAG GTCAATGATCTCAACTCTTCAGATTCCTCAATGACAGAGGCAACGTCTCATGGTAATTTACAATATCCTCCACCGGGTGTTTTTGTCACAAATGTTCACCCCAGGATGCATATCAATATTTCAAGTGAACCACCTGAGTCAAGAGTAGAGCTACAGGATGCTAGTAATGATGTTGGTTCGAGTAGCATGCGGGTTGAGTCATCTTCTGCAGTTCAGTTTCGAACTGATGCAAATGCAACTGAACAATCTGATATTCGATTGTCAAACTCCGAGATACGCTCTAGCTCTCAAACTGGTGCAGAATGTAGTGTCCATTTACATAATCAAATGAGAATTGGCATCAACAACCTCGCAATGGGTGGTACGGAGACTTATGAAACAGAACCAGCTGACGTAAGTCAACATGAAAACCCTGATCATGTTCATTCTCTTGATGTGATGTTACATGAACCATCTAGGCATGCTGTAAAACATGAGGATCTCTCTGAGTTTGATCAATTTCCTCAGATTGTTCCTTCACGAGAAAGTGTATGGGAGTTACCTTTTCTGCAAGGATGGTTAGTGGGTCAAACCCAAGTTGGTGTTCCCTCAATGCTTTCCCACGTTGGAGGCAGTCATGAAAGCCTTCCTCAACAGATTGGTTCCTCCGCTATGCCATCTAATCTGTCCACTCCTAATGTTGAGGTAGCTATGCCATCTTCAGAAATGCCCAGCGGCATCAGCATACCAGCAGTTTTGCAATCAGGTTTACAGAATCAATTTTCACCGTCCCTTTTACCTGTAGCTGAGGCTGGAAATCTTGCGCCTTCTATCAATGCGGCACCTGATGGGTTTGATACCCAAGCCATTATAAGTAGAATCCAGTCAGAACTTGCCACATCAGTGTCGGCTACAGCTGCTACAGAGTTACCTTGCACTGTTAACTTAAAAGTATGGTCATATGACTTAAATAATCCCTGTGCTCAACTACAAAGATGCCATCTAACTATACCACATGTCGTCCTCTGCAG TGAAATGGGTGCCCATTTCTCACCATGTGGTAGATTTTTAGCCGCATGTGTTGCATGTATGCACCCTCATATAGAAGCTGATCCAGGATTACAAACTCTTGTACACCAGGAGCATGGAATTCCAACATCACCAACTCGACATCCAATCTCAGCACATCAAGTAATGTATGAGCTCCGGATATATTCCCTGGAGGAAGCAAC ATTTGGATCAGTGCTTGTATCACGAGCAATTAGAGCTGCTCATTGCCTAACTTCAATCCAG TTCTCGCCTACATCTGAGCATATACTTCTTGCCTATGGTCGACGTCATGGCTCTCTTCTCAAAACCATTGTCATTGATGGAGAAACAACATTACCGATATATACAGTTTTAGAg GTATATAGAGTATCAGATTTGGAACTTGTCAGGGTGCTTCCTAGTGCAGAGGATGAAGTCAATGTGGCATGCTTTCATCCTTTTCCTGGGTCAGGGCTTGTATATGGAACCAAG GAAGGAAAGCTTAGGGTCTTCCAGTTTGACCGTGCTCACACTGTGAAAGGCACCAGATCTGTTTACTTCCCTGAGGAGAACATTGTTGGAGCTAGTCAGTGA
- the LOC123913771 gene encoding WD repeat-containing protein WDS homolog: MDNNNNNNNNNNNNPSQTLGSNGLIQKNEFIRIILQSLYSLGYTKTASSLELESGVSYKSKEFQLLESHVFNGNWDDCVVFLNSIRDLLGESLEPALFLVFRQCVMEYLNRGEITLALDVLRKRVSSLPVDRCKVHSLANALLCLNDGDVVCDLRGKLLVDLEKILPPPVSVPDGRLEHLVETTVTAWVDSCLYHSSANPISLYEDHHCGRDQFPTTTTQILTGHKNEVWFVQFSNNGEYLASSSNDCTAIIWKVQEDGKLTLKHTLCGHQRAVSFVAWSPDDTKLLTCGNIEVLKLWDVETGTCKHTFGNDGFVVSSCAWFPNSTQFVCGSFDPEKGICMWDCDGNELRAWRGMRMPKVVDLTVTPDGEYLISIFLDKEIRILHLGTNAERVISEEHPITSISVSGDGKFFIVNLNSQEIHMWDVSGTWKKPSRYTGHKQCKYVIRSCFGGSDSTFIASGSENSEVYIWNTRSSKPIEVLSGHSLTVNCVSWNPKRPKMLASASDDHTIRIWGPSLLKRMQLE, encoded by the exons atggataataataataataataataataataataataataatccttCTCAGACACTTGGCTCAAATGGGTTAATTCAGAAAAACGAATTTATTAGAATCATACTTCAGTCTTTATATTCATTAGGTTATACAAAGACTGCATCTTCTTTAGAATTGGAATCTGGGGTTTCATATAAGTCCAAGGAGTTTCAGTTACTTGAATCTCATGTTTTCAATGGAAATTGGGATGATTGTGTTGtttttcttaattcaattaGGGATTTATTAGGTGAATCACTAGAACCTGCTTTGTTTCTTGTCTTTAGACAGTGTGTTATGGAGTATTTGAACCGTGGTGAGATTACTTTAGCTTTAGATGTGTTGAGGAAACGGGTTTCTTCCTTGCCTGTCGATCGTTGTAAGGTTCATAGTTTGGCTAATGCTTTACTTTGtttgaatgatggtgatgttgtTTGTGATTTACGGGGGAAGTTGTTGGTGGATTTGGAGAAAATTCTACCTCCGCCGGTTTCAGTACCTGATGGTAGGTTGGAGCATTTGGTTGAAACTACTGTTACTGCTTGGGTTGATTCTTGTTTGTATCATAGTTCCGCGAATCCAATTTCACTTTATGAGGATCATCATTGCGGTAGAGATCAATTTCCTACTACAACCACTCAG ATATTGACTGGACATAAAAATGAAGTTTGGTTTGTTCAGTTTTCAAACAATGGAGAATATCTAGCTTCTTCTTCCAATGATTGTACAGCTATCATATGGAAG GTGCAAGAGGATGGGAAATTGACATTGAAACACACACTCTGCGGTCACCAACGTGCTGTATCTTTTGTGGCATGGAGTCCGGACGACACCAAGTTGCTTACTTGTGGGAACATTGAAGTTTTGAAGCTGTGGGATGTTGAAACAGGTACATGCAAGCATACATTTGGGAATGACGGCTTTGTTGTCAGCTCATGTGCCTGGTTTCCCAACTCTACACAATTTGTTTGTGGCAGTTTTGACCCTGAAAAGGGCATCTGCATGTGGGATTGTGATGGAAACGAGCTAAGAGCATGGAGAGGAATGAGGATGCCGAAAGTCGTAGATCTTACTGTTACTCCAGATGGCGAGTATCTTATCAGTATATTCTTGGATAAAGAAATTCGGATTTTACATTTGGGTACCAATGCAGAACGAGTGATTTCAGAGGAGCACCCTATCACATCAATTTCAGTTTCTGGAGATGGTAAGTTCTTCATTGTCAATCTGAACAGCCAGGAGATCCATATGTGGGACGTATCGGGTACATGGAAGAAACCATCGAGGTATACGGGTCACAAGCAGTGCAAATATGTGATCAGGTCCTGTTTTGGTGGATCAGATAGCACATTTATTGCCAGTGGTAGTGAAAATTCAGAG GTATACATTTGGAATACTCGGAGTTCGAAGCCAATAGAGGTTTTATCTGGGCACTCCTTGACTGTAAATTGTGTGAGTTGGAATCCTAAAAGGCCTAAAATGTTAGCATCTGCAAGTGATGATCATACAATTCGTATATGGGGACCCAGCTTATTGAAAAGAATGCAACTTGAATAG